Proteins from a single region of Chitinibacter bivalviorum:
- a CDS encoding HNH endonuclease, with protein sequence MTLAQYCSQFQKIRRANGTAFSDLTLKKAPHKPLLLLAVLDMVGRKQITSPFISIADEMTELNALFGSFWHKLMPVTHTSSIGFPFSKMGNEPFWHLVPLPDKTVTKELIDKMSTVSQLRQHVMGAQLDEALFVLMQDAQSRQTLIDTLIGTHFSPEAQALLRAEMGEQDTIFQYSLELEQQAKHKVRDSSSIAKYTVQVRDQGFRKAVVRCYDHRCAMCGTRIVTPEGYTAVDAAHIEPWSVSQNDQITNGMALCKLCHWAFDTGVVGVRTDFSIAVARQIGHMPNAPGFIPTLAGRTLILPKEVHLRPKPENFEWHRKTFSVA encoded by the coding sequence ATGACACTAGCGCAATACTGCAGCCAATTTCAAAAAATTCGTCGAGCCAACGGTACTGCATTTAGCGACTTAACGCTAAAAAAGGCGCCGCATAAACCGCTGCTGCTCTTGGCCGTGTTGGATATGGTGGGACGAAAACAAATCACTTCGCCTTTTATCAGCATCGCTGATGAAATGACTGAATTGAATGCTTTGTTCGGCAGTTTCTGGCACAAGCTGATGCCAGTCACCCATACCAGCAGTATTGGTTTTCCATTCTCAAAAATGGGAAATGAGCCTTTCTGGCATCTGGTGCCCCTACCCGACAAAACAGTAACAAAAGAACTCATTGATAAGATGAGTACGGTATCTCAACTGCGCCAGCATGTGATGGGGGCTCAGCTTGATGAGGCTTTATTTGTCCTGATGCAAGATGCTCAATCACGGCAAACCTTGATCGATACGCTCATTGGCACGCACTTTTCACCAGAAGCTCAGGCGCTGCTACGAGCTGAAATGGGCGAGCAAGATACGATTTTCCAATACAGCCTAGAGCTGGAACAGCAAGCTAAGCACAAAGTACGCGATAGCTCGAGCATTGCAAAATACACCGTGCAAGTTAGAGATCAGGGCTTTCGCAAAGCGGTGGTTCGCTGTTATGACCATCGCTGCGCCATGTGTGGCACTCGCATCGTCACACCCGAAGGCTATACCGCCGTCGATGCGGCACACATCGAGCCATGGAGCGTGTCGCAGAACGATCAAATTACCAATGGCATGGCACTTTGCAAGTTGTGCCACTGGGCATTTGATACGGGTGTAGTTGGTGTGCGCACTGACTTTAGCATTGCGGTCGCGCGACAAATTGGCCATATGCCCAATGCACCAGGTTTTATTCCAACCTTGGCTGGTCGGACTCTGATATTGCCTAAGGAAGTTCATTTACGCCCCAAGCCTGAAAACTTCGAATGGCATCGGAAGACGTTCTCAGTGGCATAA
- a CDS encoding HIT family protein, producing MSCPFCAIPAERIIDRNASGFVIRDGFPVSPGHTLIIPHRHIGSFFELSRPERDDLFDLLDQAKLVLDREFTPSAYNIGINDGPAAGQTVPHLHIHLIPRFEGDMADPRGGVRYVIPAKAKYWKDE from the coding sequence ATGTCCTGCCCATTTTGCGCTATCCCCGCCGAGCGAATCATTGATCGTAATGCATCAGGCTTTGTCATTCGTGATGGTTTCCCTGTTTCTCCGGGGCATACGTTGATTATTCCACACCGACACATTGGGTCGTTTTTCGAGCTAAGCCGACCAGAGCGTGATGATTTATTTGATTTGCTCGACCAGGCCAAACTCGTGCTGGATCGTGAGTTCACACCAAGCGCTTACAACATCGGCATCAATGATGGTCCAGCAGCGGGGCAAACCGTACCGCATTTGCATATCCACCTCATTCCCCGATTTGAAGGTGATATGGCTGATCCGCGCGGCGGAGTGCGGTATGTGATTCCAGCTAAAGCTAAATATTGGAAAGACGAATGA
- a CDS encoding WYL domain-containing protein — MMSQNERFYRINQLLQDRKVVPRHVFLDELGISLATFKRDLEYLRDRLNAPIEYDRAVGGYRFVQAHTGPKFELPGLWFSSSEVHALLTMQHLLEQLEPSLLGAQIAPLLSRLHTMLDTGDVPAEQIGQRIRILRSTSRPYEPADFGPIAMAVLQRRQLRFNYFVRSRNAASARLVSPQRLVHYRDNWYLDAWCHERDALRSFSLDAIEAVQLLDDPALTIADADLDDELGSGYGIFAGKTVQWAELCFSAERARYVCKETWHQDQTSEWLADGRYLLRIPYSDERELLMDILRHGADVEVLAPSGLRSALRDKITQMQAIYSASDDEKTISAPALNLSPLHAAAKQAAQVLEGADALLITAGAGMGVDSGLPDFRGDHGFWQAYPALGKAQIAFTDVASPHTFKNDPALAWGFYGHRLNLYRATIPHAGFHLLREWGEQLEHGYQVYTSNVDGQFQKAGFDSQRIVECHGSIHHLQCLNACNGKIESADWFEPQIDADACRILSQMPTCPDCGALMRPNILMFGDWEWQQDRCIEQQQHMNQWLNRPKRLVIIEMGAGTAIATIRRLNERIMTQQQQLNPNLIRINPTEPDGPAGTISLQTGALNGLQLIQSMRQRE; from the coding sequence ATGATGAGTCAGAACGAGCGCTTTTACCGCATTAACCAGTTACTGCAAGATCGCAAGGTCGTGCCGCGTCATGTGTTTTTGGATGAGCTAGGTATTTCGCTGGCCACGTTCAAACGCGATCTGGAATACCTGCGCGACCGGCTCAATGCCCCCATTGAGTATGATCGTGCAGTTGGCGGTTATCGTTTTGTTCAGGCCCATACTGGCCCGAAGTTTGAATTGCCAGGTTTGTGGTTTTCCTCGTCGGAAGTGCATGCATTGCTCACGATGCAGCATTTGCTCGAGCAACTAGAACCTAGCCTACTCGGTGCACAAATTGCGCCTTTGCTGTCGCGCTTGCATACCATGCTCGATACCGGTGACGTACCGGCCGAGCAAATCGGCCAGCGTATTCGCATTTTGCGCTCAACGTCCCGCCCGTATGAACCCGCCGATTTTGGACCGATTGCGATGGCAGTATTACAGCGCCGCCAATTGCGCTTTAACTACTTTGTCCGTTCACGCAATGCTGCCAGTGCTCGGCTCGTCTCACCGCAACGCTTGGTGCATTACCGTGATAATTGGTATTTGGATGCCTGGTGTCATGAGCGCGATGCACTGCGCTCATTTTCGCTGGATGCGATCGAAGCAGTGCAGCTACTCGATGATCCAGCACTCACGATTGCTGATGCAGATTTAGATGACGAACTAGGCAGTGGTTACGGCATTTTTGCAGGTAAAACGGTGCAATGGGCCGAACTATGTTTCTCGGCTGAGCGAGCCCGCTATGTCTGCAAAGAAACGTGGCACCAAGATCAGACCAGCGAATGGTTAGCCGATGGGCGCTATTTATTGCGCATTCCCTACAGCGATGAGCGCGAGCTCTTAATGGATATTCTGCGCCATGGGGCAGATGTTGAAGTGCTAGCCCCCAGCGGGTTGCGCAGTGCGCTGCGCGATAAGATTACCCAGATGCAGGCCATTTATAGTGCGAGTGATGATGAAAAAACCATCTCAGCGCCAGCGCTCAATTTAAGCCCACTGCATGCAGCGGCAAAGCAAGCGGCGCAGGTGCTTGAAGGAGCCGATGCCTTATTGATTACAGCCGGGGCAGGCATGGGCGTTGATTCGGGCTTGCCTGATTTTCGGGGTGATCATGGTTTCTGGCAGGCCTACCCTGCCCTAGGCAAAGCCCAGATTGCATTTACTGATGTCGCCAGCCCACACACGTTTAAGAACGACCCAGCGTTGGCGTGGGGATTTTATGGTCACCGGCTCAATCTGTATCGCGCAACGATTCCGCATGCCGGCTTTCATTTGCTGCGCGAATGGGGTGAACAGCTAGAGCATGGTTATCAGGTCTACACCAGCAATGTGGACGGGCAGTTTCAAAAGGCGGGGTTTGATTCACAAAGAATCGTCGAATGCCATGGCTCGATTCACCATCTGCAATGCCTCAACGCTTGCAACGGCAAGATTGAATCGGCAGATTGGTTTGAGCCACAGATCGATGCCGATGCATGCCGCATTTTAAGCCAAATGCCCACCTGCCCTGATTGTGGCGCACTGATGCGCCCGAATATCCTGATGTTTGGTGATTGGGAGTGGCAGCAAGATCGTTGTATCGAGCAACAGCAGCACATGAATCAATGGCTAAATCGCCCCAAGCGCTTAGTGATCATTGAAATGGGTGCAGGTACGGCGATAGCGACCATTCGCCGTTTGAATGAACGCATTATGACTCAGCAACAACAACTGAATCCAAACCTGATTCGCATTAACCCCACCGAACCCGATGGGCCAGCAGGCACGATCAGCCTGCAAACTGGCGCTTTAAATGGGCTGCAATTGATTCAGTCTATGCGCCAACGCGAATAA
- a CDS encoding DUF2130 domain-containing protein, protein MHDIICPHCSTAFTIDEAGYADILKQVRDADFEKQIHERLALAEQDKKNAVALAQAQIANELQRDAATKEAEIQELKAKLEATAVEQQLAVSEALKAVEKQRDAVANELAKAKQDVEAAAKLAEAQRENALQKVAATKDAEIQALKAQLQAGQVSQQLAVTQAVSAVEKEREALRSRLQHVELEKTLAEQSLKERYETQIKDRDDAIERLRDMKAKLSTKMIGETLEQHCETEFNRIRATAFPRAYFEKDNDARSGSKGDYIFRDSDEAGNEIVSIMFEMKNESDTTATKKKNEDFLKELDKDRAEKGCEYAILVSLLEPESELYNTGIVDMFHRYPKMYVVRPQFFIPIITLLRNAAMNSLQYKSELALVKAQNIDITNFELELDNFKSAFGKNYELASRRFQTAIDEIDKSIDHLQKTKEALLGTDRNLRLANDKAQDVTIKKLTRNNPTMASKFAELKDLE, encoded by the coding sequence ATGCACGACATCATCTGCCCTCATTGCAGTACCGCCTTCACCATTGACGAAGCAGGCTATGCCGATATTTTGAAGCAGGTGCGCGATGCGGATTTTGAAAAACAAATCCACGAACGACTTGCGCTGGCAGAACAGGATAAGAAAAACGCCGTCGCGCTAGCACAAGCGCAAATCGCCAACGAACTGCAGCGCGATGCAGCGACAAAAGAAGCTGAAATTCAGGAATTAAAAGCCAAGCTCGAAGCCACCGCCGTAGAGCAGCAACTGGCGGTGAGCGAAGCCCTGAAAGCAGTTGAAAAGCAGCGTGATGCGGTGGCCAATGAATTAGCCAAAGCCAAGCAAGACGTCGAAGCGGCAGCCAAACTGGCCGAGGCGCAGCGCGAGAATGCTTTGCAAAAAGTTGCGGCAACGAAAGACGCTGAAATCCAAGCGCTCAAAGCCCAACTCCAAGCTGGTCAAGTGTCGCAGCAATTGGCAGTAACACAAGCGGTCAGCGCAGTTGAAAAAGAGCGTGAAGCACTGCGCAGCCGCCTGCAACACGTTGAACTAGAAAAAACACTGGCCGAGCAATCGCTGAAAGAGCGCTACGAAACCCAGATCAAAGATCGCGATGATGCGATTGAACGTCTGCGCGATATGAAGGCCAAGCTATCGACCAAGATGATTGGCGAAACGCTGGAGCAGCATTGCGAAACCGAATTTAATCGCATTCGCGCCACTGCATTTCCACGCGCCTACTTTGAAAAAGACAATGACGCGCGCAGCGGCAGTAAAGGCGACTATATCTTCCGCGACAGCGATGAAGCGGGAAATGAGATCGTGTCAATCATGTTCGAAATGAAGAACGAGAGCGACACCACCGCCACCAAAAAGAAAAACGAAGATTTTCTGAAAGAACTCGACAAAGATCGCGCAGAGAAAGGCTGCGAGTATGCGATTTTAGTTTCACTACTGGAACCTGAAAGCGAGCTTTATAACACCGGGATTGTCGACATGTTTCACCGCTATCCCAAAATGTATGTGGTGCGGCCGCAGTTTTTTATTCCGATCATCACGCTTCTGCGAAATGCGGCGATGAACTCGCTGCAGTACAAATCCGAGCTCGCCTTGGTCAAAGCGCAGAACATCGACATTACCAATTTCGAACTGGAGCTAGATAACTTCAAATCTGCATTTGGTAAGAACTATGAACTGGCCTCAAGACGCTTCCAGACAGCAATTGATGAAATCGATAAATCAATCGATCACCTGCAAAAAACCAAAGAAGCCCTGCTCGGCACCGATCGTAATCTCCGCCTAGCCAACGATAAGGCCCAAGATGTGACGATCAAAAAACTCACGCGCAATAATCCAACCATGGCCAGCAAATTTGCGGAGTTAAAAGATCTGGAATAA